The genomic window TACTACAAAAAGGTGTGCAAAGCCAATACCTTATTTCAAACACTATGTTACCTTCTACCACTAATGTAACCTATCAATTCTATATATTCTATAGTGGTTCATATGACTTAATACTTGAGTTGGATGACGGGAAAGGTAAAACAGCAAAAACTAATACAGTATCAGTATCTGATTCATCAACCTACGATATGACAATTGATTTAACTACCTATACATCTTGGTATGATAGCGTATACATATACTCCTACGCTCAACCAGGAACAGTTCTAAAGGTTATATCTCCTTCCACGAGTATCTTTGTCCAAGTTAGTGGGAGATCAGGTTTCGACCCAGTGATAAAAGTAGCAGACTACAGAGGCATCATAGTAAAGACAATAGATCAAAACCTAAAAGGATACGGCGAGAGTGGCTATGCAAGCTCAACTGGATACGTCCATTATGTGTGGATATACGATTTCTGGCTTACATACAGTGGGACTACAACTGTCTATATATCAAGATAGAAATGGAAGTTAATGGAACTCTAATCTGGTATTATACCATCTGCAAGAGAGAGGCTTGGCTTATTGGACATAGGATAGTTCCAGATCAGAAGGATAACAGAATAATGATGGGAAGACATATTCACAAATACTTCTTCTCAAGAGAAAAAGCAAAAGAAGTTTTGATTGACAATACTATCAAAGTTGACCTAGTCAAAGGAAGGCGTTTGATTGTTGAGATAAAAAAGAGTTCCAAATTCATAGACAGCACACGGTGGCAACTACTCTTCTACCTTTACTACCTAAAACACAAAAAAGGAGTTGTGATGGAAGGAGAAATTAGCATTCCTGATGAGAAAAAGAGAGTATTAGTAAGACTCTCCGAAGAAAGTGAAAAAGAGATTGAAAAGATAATAGGCGAGATTGAGGAGCTACTCAAGCAAGAAAAATCACCGAAGCCCGAGTGGATAAAATACTGTAAAGTTTGCGGATACAAGGAGATGTGCTGGGTTTAAACGCTATTCTTTTGAAACAACCTTTCTACACCTTTTAAGGGTTTTATAAAGTATAGTTTGGAAGTTATTACTCTCGCACTGTCTCACGACAGTGTGATGAAATATAAAAACAAGGAGGTTATGTAATGTCAAAAGTTCTGTATGTTTTTCAGAGTGGCAGACTGAAGAGAAAGGACAACTCGCTCATTTTGATAACTAAAGAAGGTGAAACCAAGAGTATTCCAGTTGCTACCGTTTCAGACATAAACATCTTTGGCGAGATGGTGATAAACAAGAGACTTCTTGAATTTCTAACTAAGAACGAGATATGCCTACACTTTTTTAACAGGAAGGGATGGTATGTAGGAAGTTATTATCCGAGAAGAAGTTTAAACTCTGGTTTAATCACACTCAAGCAAGCAGAGGCTTACCTTGACAACAAGAAGAGAGTTTATCTAGCAAAGAAGTTTATTGAAGGAGCATATAGA from Brevinematales bacterium includes these protein-coding regions:
- the cas4 gene encoding CRISPR-associated protein Cas4, which codes for MEVNGTLIWYYTICKREAWLIGHRIVPDQKDNRIMMGRHIHKYFFSREKAKEVLIDNTIKVDLVKGRRLIVEIKKSSKFIDSTRWQLLFYLYYLKHKKGVVMEGEISIPDEKKRVLVRLSEESEKEIEKIIGEIEELLKQEKSPKPEWIKYCKVCGYKEMCWV